A region from the Francisella orientalis FNO12 genome encodes:
- the ispF gene encoding 2-C-methyl-D-erythritol 2,4-cyclodiphosphate synthase: MSFRIGHGYDVHKFTSSKKNIIIGGVEIPYEMGLEAHSDGDVLIHALCDAILGALGLRDIGKHFPDTDMEYKNTDSTFFLAEIKKMLDDKEYSISNIDCTIIAQAPKMLPHIEKMKARLASVLEIQINQINIKATTTEQLGFIGRKEGIATHVVCLLNR; encoded by the coding sequence ATGTCATTTAGAATTGGCCATGGTTATGACGTACACAAGTTCACATCCTCAAAGAAAAATATTATTATTGGTGGAGTCGAGATTCCATATGAAATGGGACTAGAAGCTCATTCTGATGGTGATGTATTAATTCATGCTCTTTGTGATGCTATTTTAGGCGCATTAGGTCTTAGAGATATAGGTAAACATTTTCCAGATACTGATATGGAGTATAAAAATACTGATAGTACATTTTTCTTAGCCGAAATAAAAAAAATGCTTGATGATAAAGAATACTCTATAAGTAATATTGATTGTACTATCATTGCACAAGCACCTAAAATGCTTCCTCATATAGAAAAAATGAAAGCTCGCTTGGCAAGTGTGCTTGAAATACAAATTAATCAAATAAACATAAAGGCAACGACTACTGAACAGTTAGGATTTATAGGTAGGAAAGAAGGCATCGCGACACATGTTGTTTGTCTACTAAATAGATAG
- a CDS encoding aromatic amino acid transport family protein yields MTSINKQIGSIFLIIGTSLGGGILAIPMILSSFGVVIGCIIMFLMWLLMTYSTLAVAEACLHFESGISYLGLAHKLFKRPGIILVYICAFGILYGMLAAYISAIGSSFESLLDINYIIIEISFVILFGGFILKGTGPAEWLNRVFLTIKLIIILFTILLLFKTISISKLDIYSFGTLKEVTVTLPILATTFSAHIIVPSVVNYVGPHPKDIRRIIIVASLIILVIYVCWIVSILGNIAIYGDKNSFAEVLKSLSSEDSVTQLIYILKVNIQSSQVITLVYTFITISVTTAFITLSLALKDLILDRFKMNNLSTLSKNILLSFLLFMLPIILNYYFKKLFLIALSVVGLFSLIMLVSCPLNMVRILRNRNFEIIYKSMKNSKLNNFALAIAIIIVIFQVIDYIL; encoded by the coding sequence TTGACAAGTATAAATAAGCAAATTGGTAGTATTTTCTTAATTATAGGTACCTCTTTGGGTGGAGGCATCTTAGCCATTCCTATGATTCTTTCAAGCTTTGGAGTTGTTATTGGTTGCATCATAATGTTTTTGATGTGGCTCTTAATGACATATTCAACATTAGCTGTTGCAGAAGCGTGCCTACATTTTGAAAGTGGTATTAGTTACCTAGGTCTTGCTCATAAGCTCTTTAAAAGACCTGGTATCATTCTGGTTTATATATGTGCTTTTGGAATACTTTACGGAATGCTAGCAGCATATATCTCAGCTATAGGCTCATCTTTTGAAAGTCTACTAGATATAAATTATATTATTATAGAGATTAGCTTTGTTATACTTTTTGGTGGATTTATATTAAAAGGTACAGGGCCTGCTGAATGGCTTAATAGAGTTTTTCTTACCATAAAGCTTATTATCATATTATTTACAATATTATTACTTTTCAAGACTATAAGTATCTCTAAGCTAGATATCTATAGTTTTGGCACTCTAAAAGAGGTTACAGTCACTTTACCAATACTTGCCACAACATTCTCAGCTCATATAATTGTTCCTAGCGTTGTCAACTATGTTGGACCACATCCAAAAGATATTAGAAGAATTATTATAGTTGCATCTCTAATAATATTGGTAATATATGTGTGCTGGATAGTATCAATATTGGGCAATATAGCTATTTATGGTGATAAAAATAGCTTTGCAGAAGTCTTAAAATCTCTTAGCTCCGAAGATAGTGTAACTCAGCTTATTTATATTCTTAAAGTTAATATTCAGTCTTCTCAAGTTATAACTTTAGTTTATACCTTTATTACAATTTCTGTGACAACTGCTTTTATAACTCTATCATTAGCATTAAAAGATCTAATACTTGATAGATTTAAAATGAACAACCTATCGACACTAAGCAAAAACATTCTTCTAAGCTTTCTACTTTTCATGTTACCTATAATCCTAAACTATTATTTTAAAAAGCTTTTTTTAATAGCACTATCTGTTGTTGGACTATTTTCTCTAATAATGCTTGTTTCATGTCCACTAAATATGGTTAGAATACTTCGTAACCGTAATTTTGAAATAATTTACAAATCGATGAAAAATAGCAAGCTTAACAACTTTGCTCTAGCTATTGCTATCATCATCGTCATATTCCAAGTTATTGATTATATTCTTTAA
- the cphA gene encoding cyanophycin synthetase: MKILSTNVYVGPNIYANFPVIKHEIDLGVLENWPSAKIGEDFINRLVDSLPELEEHGCSYREKGGFIRRLREDDGTWMGHIWEHAILELQDMAGSDVTYGRTRSTGEAGHYNMVYEYKQKDVGLRAMELARDLLVSLLPEELKSQVEHKNEDFDFEYEKVRFIKFAQSKEFGPSTASLIEAAKKRDIPYLRLNDQSLVQFGYGKYQQRIRATITGKTTSIAVDLSCDKNQTNTILEGLGLPMPKQRMVTTEKGALRAAKILGFPLVVKPLDGNHGRGISINLKTMQEIKEAFVEASKVSRYVLVEQFATGFDHRMLVVDGKLVAVAKRVPGHVVGDGKHNTKELVDIVNEDPRRGVGHEKVLTKLELDYQAKTLLKAAGYDENTVLKEGEIFYLRSTANLSTGGTAIDVTDIVHPDNKDMAERAIKAIGLDVGGVDFLIDDISQSYHDIGGAICECNAAPGFRMHVAPSEGKPRDVAGAVIDMLIPKEYGNARIPIAAITGTNGKTTTSRMVAHMWKNAGKIVGLTTTDGVYINGKLTVAGDTTGPTSAQMVLKDPSVEMAILETARGGLLRSGMGYDYCNVGACLNIASDHLGLKGVNTLEDLAKIKSIVPQAAKDVAVLNADDPNVLKMSAKVTAKYILYVTMNPEHALVKQHIRAGGKACIIEKGVNGDMITIFDNHVHMPVLWTHLIPATMEGKAIHNVQNAMFAIAISYSMGMSLDDIRDGLRTFVTSFYQAPGRMNWFEEHPFKVLMDYGHNPAAIKLVSQMIDNIEFSGKKICVLASPGDRRDQDVYEIAKKAAPYYDYFICKGDDDTRGRADGEIPRMLRDGLIDAGVDASRIETIQSEQKAVDHALGMAQDGELVVIFADKLKRTWKQIIYFNKDNTDDNKEHKEEKKEMFSASVIAQDPSLSLEISEVIKAGVIADESGVRVIFDEEDND, translated from the coding sequence ATGTTTATGTAGGACCTAATATCTATGCAAACTTTCCTGTTATAAAGCATGAAATTGATTTAGGCGTGCTTGAAAACTGGCCATCTGCAAAGATTGGTGAGGATTTTATAAATCGACTTGTGGATAGTTTACCAGAATTAGAAGAGCATGGTTGCTCTTATAGAGAAAAAGGCGGCTTTATCCGTAGATTAAGAGAGGATGATGGAACTTGGATGGGTCATATTTGGGAGCATGCGATACTTGAGCTTCAGGATATGGCTGGTAGTGATGTAACTTATGGTCGCACAAGATCGACGGGCGAAGCAGGTCACTATAATATGGTCTATGAATATAAGCAGAAAGATGTTGGTCTAAGAGCTATGGAATTAGCTAGAGATTTATTAGTGTCCTTATTGCCAGAAGAGCTTAAAAGCCAAGTAGAGCATAAGAATGAAGATTTTGATTTTGAGTATGAAAAAGTTAGGTTTATTAAATTTGCTCAAAGCAAAGAGTTTGGGCCAAGTACAGCATCATTGATTGAAGCTGCTAAGAAAAGAGATATCCCATATCTTAGACTAAATGATCAATCATTAGTGCAATTTGGTTATGGTAAATATCAGCAAAGAATTCGAGCAACAATAACAGGTAAAACAACGAGTATTGCAGTTGATTTATCATGTGATAAAAATCAGACTAATACAATATTAGAAGGTTTAGGGCTTCCAATGCCTAAGCAAAGGATGGTAACTACAGAAAAGGGTGCTTTAAGAGCTGCCAAAATTCTAGGTTTTCCATTAGTTGTTAAGCCTCTAGATGGTAATCATGGTCGTGGCATATCAATCAACTTAAAAACAATGCAAGAGATTAAAGAAGCTTTTGTTGAAGCGAGTAAAGTATCTAGATATGTTTTAGTAGAGCAGTTTGCTACAGGTTTTGACCATAGAATGTTGGTGGTTGATGGTAAGCTTGTTGCGGTTGCAAAAAGAGTACCTGGACATGTTGTGGGGGATGGAAAGCACAATACCAAAGAATTAGTTGATATTGTCAACGAAGATCCACGTAGAGGTGTTGGGCATGAGAAGGTTTTAACAAAATTAGAATTAGACTATCAAGCTAAGACTTTATTGAAGGCAGCTGGATATGATGAAAATACTGTCCTTAAAGAAGGAGAGATATTCTATTTGAGATCTACAGCTAATCTTTCAACAGGTGGAACAGCTATTGATGTAACAGATATTGTTCATCCAGATAATAAAGATATGGCTGAAAGAGCTATAAAGGCTATCGGACTTGATGTTGGAGGAGTTGATTTCTTAATAGATGATATTTCTCAATCATATCATGATATTGGTGGTGCTATTTGTGAGTGTAATGCGGCTCCAGGATTTAGAATGCACGTAGCTCCGAGTGAAGGTAAACCAAGAGATGTAGCCGGAGCAGTTATTGATATGCTAATTCCTAAAGAGTATGGTAATGCTAGAATTCCAATAGCTGCTATTACGGGAACAAATGGTAAGACAACAACTTCGCGCATGGTTGCACATATGTGGAAGAACGCAGGTAAAATAGTAGGCTTAACAACTACTGATGGTGTATATATCAATGGTAAATTGACAGTTGCTGGGGATACTACAGGTCCAACTTCTGCACAGATGGTTTTAAAAGATCCGTCAGTAGAAATGGCAATCTTAGAGACAGCTCGAGGTGGACTATTAAGAAGTGGTATGGGGTATGACTACTGTAATGTAGGAGCATGTTTGAATATTGCTTCTGATCATTTAGGTCTTAAAGGAGTTAATACGTTAGAGGACTTGGCTAAAATTAAGAGTATAGTCCCTCAAGCTGCGAAAGATGTGGCGGTGTTAAATGCTGATGATCCGAATGTACTTAAAATGTCAGCTAAAGTAACTGCAAAATATATTCTATATGTGACGATGAATCCAGAGCATGCTTTAGTTAAGCAACATATACGTGCTGGTGGTAAGGCTTGTATTATTGAAAAGGGTGTAAATGGAGATATGATTACGATTTTTGATAATCATGTTCATATGCCTGTTTTATGGACTCACTTAATTCCTGCTACTATGGAAGGTAAAGCGATTCACAATGTTCAAAATGCTATGTTTGCAATAGCTATATCCTATAGTATGGGTATGAGCTTAGACGATATTAGAGATGGTCTAAGAACATTTGTTACATCATTCTATCAAGCACCTGGGCGTATGAACTGGTTTGAAGAACATCCATTTAAAGTATTGATGGATTATGGACATAACCCAGCAGCAATCAAACTTGTGAGTCAAATGATTGATAATATTGAATTTTCTGGTAAAAAAATATGCGTGTTAGCATCACCTGGTGACAGACGAGATCAAGATGTTTATGAGATAGCAAAAAAAGCTGCGCCTTATTATGATTATTTTATATGTAAAGGTGATGATGATACTCGTGGAAGAGCAGATGGTGAAATTCCTAGAATGCTTAGAGATGGATTGATTGATGCAGGTGTTGATGCTTCTAGAATTGAAACTATTCAAAGTGAGCAAAAAGCTGTAGATCATGCTCTTGGTATGGCACAAGATGGAGAACTAGTTGTTATATTTGCTGATAAGCTTAAGAGAACTTGGAAACAGATTATTTATTTTAATAAAGATAATACAGATGATAACAAAGAGCATAAGGAAGAGAAAAAGGAGATGTTCTCCGCTTCAGTAATAGCTCAGGATCCCAGTTTATCGTTAGAGATTTCTGAGGTTATTAAAGCTGGGGTTATAGCTGATGAAAGTGGTGTTAGAGTTATTTTCGATGAAGAAGATAATGACTAA
- a CDS encoding Mur ligase family protein, producing MILEGYSRRLVGPNLFFKETGTVLDVPLIDHRDELTKLFYQEAERILPALGWTHIELTHKFFNNGVRYAMIAPVDITMPTCDVIDFIWLSVRERFEKGSFKTLEEAKQKLMPLIEEDKNLTYRKLYDLAKSKGFNAFRDKNKAFVGSGTGCYEFDLDNDKIEDVDWSKVYDIPAVIVTGTNGKTTTVRLTDYICRMAGKLTGYTSTDWVKVNDELIDEGDYSGPIGHQFVLTNKKVEVALLESARGGLLKRGLIETYVNAAAVTNVSADHLGEDGIETVAELAEAKAIVFRTMGKDSHAVINLDNSYMKQQFDKLSCAKIVVTQNPDQHDMDYYLLKADYACVVENDTFTWIDKTSKKQILSVVDAPLTIKGFAKHNIENAMIAIALSFKLGISLDDIRAALKSFKSDPKVNRGRANIFEFDNKVAVLDYAHNEAGMEALLNMIKAYDKGGKKYLMIGTTGDRKYLISGINDIIIKHGIDFVVIKETEKYLRGAKPLELPTLIRDDLESKGFDISKTYISHGELIGVKYILDMLEDSDIGIFCCQAELEEVAKYLENLADK from the coding sequence ATGATTCTTGAAGGTTATTCACGTAGACTTGTTGGACCTAATCTGTTTTTTAAAGAAACTGGAACAGTCTTAGATGTGCCGCTTATAGATCATCGTGATGAATTGACAAAACTTTTCTACCAAGAGGCAGAAAGGATACTTCCAGCTCTTGGTTGGACGCATATAGAATTAACACATAAATTTTTTAATAATGGTGTTCGTTATGCGATGATTGCACCTGTAGATATTACTATGCCAACATGTGATGTCATTGACTTTATTTGGCTTTCTGTGAGAGAAAGGTTTGAGAAGGGCTCTTTTAAAACTCTTGAAGAAGCAAAACAAAAACTTATGCCTCTAATAGAGGAAGATAAGAATCTTACATACAGGAAGCTTTATGATTTAGCTAAATCTAAAGGTTTTAATGCTTTTAGAGATAAAAATAAAGCTTTTGTTGGTTCTGGTACAGGTTGTTATGAGTTTGATCTAGACAACGATAAAATTGAAGATGTTGATTGGTCAAAAGTTTATGATATTCCAGCTGTAATTGTAACAGGTACTAATGGTAAGACCACTACAGTTAGATTGACTGATTATATCTGTCGTATGGCAGGTAAGCTTACTGGTTACACATCTACAGATTGGGTTAAAGTTAATGATGAGTTGATAGATGAGGGAGACTATTCTGGTCCAATAGGTCATCAATTTGTTTTGACAAACAAAAAGGTAGAAGTTGCTTTGCTTGAGTCTGCTCGTGGAGGTCTTCTAAAGAGAGGCTTGATAGAGACTTATGTAAATGCAGCAGCAGTTACGAATGTTTCTGCAGATCATCTAGGTGAAGATGGGATTGAAACAGTTGCAGAACTAGCAGAAGCAAAAGCTATTGTATTTCGAACAATGGGTAAAGATTCTCATGCTGTAATTAACTTAGATAATTCATATATGAAACAGCAATTTGATAAATTAAGTTGCGCTAAAATAGTTGTTACGCAGAATCCTGATCAACACGATATGGATTACTATTTATTAAAGGCGGACTATGCTTGTGTAGTAGAGAATGATACTTTTACATGGATTGATAAAACTTCTAAAAAGCAAATTCTTTCAGTAGTAGATGCTCCCTTAACAATTAAAGGTTTTGCTAAGCATAATATTGAAAATGCTATGATTGCCATAGCTTTATCTTTTAAATTAGGTATTAGCTTAGATGATATCAGAGCAGCTCTTAAAAGTTTTAAGAGTGACCCTAAAGTTAACAGAGGTCGTGCAAATATCTTTGAATTTGATAATAAAGTTGCTGTTCTTGACTACGCCCATAACGAGGCTGGTATGGAAGCTTTATTAAATATGATAAAAGCTTATGATAAGGGTGGTAAGAAGTATCTAATGATAGGAACTACAGGAGATCGTAAATATTTAATCTCTGGTATTAATGATATCATTATCAAACATGGTATAGACTTTGTGGTTATTAAAGAAACTGAAAAGTATCTTAGAGGGGCTAAACCTCTTGAGTTGCCTACTTTGATCCGTGATGATTTAGAAAGCAAAGGTTTTGATATCTCAAAAACTTATATTTCACATGGAGAGCTAATAGGAGTTAAATATATATTAGATATGCTTGAAGATAGTGATATAGGTATTTTTTGTTGTCAGGCAGAGTTAGAAGAGGTTGCAAAGTACCTTGAAAATTTAGCTGATAAATAA
- a CDS encoding rhodanese-like domain-containing protein — protein MQHTSGFLDLVNDAKSRIQECTVDDINEMNETETLDGLLIDTREESEFANGYIPNAIHISKGIIESAIESAVPNKNQKMYFYCGGGFRSAIVADKLREMGYKNIISVDGGWRAWNAKGYPTKSPNQARPHEFLKLVSNAKSDIKECSVTDLYDKINSNELDGVIFDVREDSEFNRFHIQGATHLSKGQIEVKIENLIPNKDQKIYLYCDSGFRSALAAKSIQSMGYTNVISVEGGINAWLNNNFPVTQD, from the coding sequence ATGCAACACACATCAGGTTTTTTAGATTTAGTAAACGATGCAAAAAGTAGAATTCAAGAATGTACAGTTGATGACATCAACGAAATGAATGAGACAGAAACTCTCGACGGCTTACTGATCGATACACGTGAAGAGTCAGAATTTGCAAATGGATACATCCCTAATGCGATTCATATTAGTAAAGGAATTATCGAAAGTGCTATCGAGTCAGCAGTTCCTAACAAAAATCAAAAAATGTATTTTTATTGTGGTGGTGGTTTTAGATCTGCTATCGTAGCTGATAAATTACGTGAAATGGGTTATAAAAATATAATTTCTGTTGATGGCGGTTGGAGAGCATGGAATGCTAAAGGCTATCCCACTAAGTCACCTAATCAAGCTAGACCTCATGAGTTCTTAAAGCTTGTGAGTAATGCTAAATCAGATATCAAAGAATGCTCTGTAACGGACTTATACGATAAGATAAACTCTAATGAGCTAGATGGTGTGATTTTTGATGTTAGAGAAGATTCTGAGTTCAATAGATTCCATATCCAAGGTGCTACCCATCTTAGCAAAGGACAAATAGAAGTTAAAATTGAAAATCTTATACCTAATAAAGACCAAAAAATATATCTATACTGTGACAGTGGCTTCAGATCTGCATTAGCAGCTAAAAGCATACAAAGTATGGGTTATACAAATGTTATATCTGTAGAAGGTGGAATCAATGCATGGTTAAACAATAACTTCCCTGTAACACAAGATTAG